The following proteins are encoded in a genomic region of Dasypus novemcinctus isolate mDasNov1 chromosome 3, mDasNov1.1.hap2, whole genome shotgun sequence:
- the DNAJC17 gene encoding dnaJ homolog subfamily C member 17 isoform X1 produces the protein MAVTKELLQMDLYALLGIEEKAADKEVKKAYRQKALSCHPDKNPDNPKAAELFHQLSQALEVLTDAAARAAYDKVRKAKKQAAERTQKLDERRKKVKLDLEARERQAQANGSEEEEESRSTRTLEQEITRLREEGSRQLEEQQRLIREQMCQEREQRLRGKTENTEGKGTPKLKLKWKCKKEDESKGGYSKDVLLRLFQKYGEVLNLVLSSRKAGTAVVEFATVKAAELAVQNEVGLVENPLKISWLEGQPRGTMGSSHAGLSQGSVVSERDYESLVMMRMRQAAERQQLIAQTQEEDKEGRPT, from the exons ATGGCGGTGACCAAGGAGCTATTACAGATGGACCTGTACGCGCTGTTAGGGATCGAGGAGAAGGCGGCGGACAAGGAG GTGAAGAAGGCATACAGGCAGAAGGCCCTGTCCTGCCACCCAGACAAAAACCCGGATAATCCCAAAGCAG CTGAACTCTTCCACCAGCTTTCTCAGGCCTTGGAGGTACTGACCGATGCCGCAGCAAGG GCTGCATATGACAAGGTCCGGAAAGCCAAGAAGCAGGCAGCGGAAAGGACCCAGAAGCTTgatgagagaaggaagaaagtgaAGCTTG ACCTGGAGGCCCGGGAGCGGCAGGCCCAGGCCAATGGgagtgaggaagaggaggagagccGGAGCACCAGGACGCTAGAGCAAGAG ATCACACGTCTCCGCGAAGAGGGTTCCCGGCAGCTGGAGGAACAGCAGAGACTGATCCGGGAGCAGATGTGCCAGGAACGAGAacagaggttgagag GAAAgacagaaaatactgaaggcaaagGAACCCCCAAACTAAAG TTAAAATGGAAGTGCAAGAAGGAGGATGAGTCAAAAGGTGGCTACTCCAAAGATGTCCTCCTGCGGCTTTTTCAAAAG TATGGTGAGGTTCTCAACCTGGTGCTTTCCAGCAGGAAGGCGGGCACCGCGGTGGTGGAGTTTGCGACCGTCAAGGCTGCG GAGCTGGCTGTTCAGAATGAAGTAGGCTTGGTCGAGAACCCTCTGAAGATTTCCTGGTTAGAGGGACAACCCCGGGGTACCATGGGCTCCAGCCACGCAGGACTGTCACAG GGCTCGGTGGTGTCGGAAAGAGACTACGAGAGCCTCGTCATGATGCGCATGCGCCAGGCAGCTGAGCGGCAACAGCTGATCGCCCAGACGCAGGAGGAGGACAAGGAGGGGCGGCCCACGTAG
- the DNAJC17 gene encoding dnaJ homolog subfamily C member 17 isoform X2, with the protein MAVTKELLQMDLYALLGIEEKAADKEVKKAYRQKALSCHPDKNPDNPKAAELFHQLSQALEVLTDAAARAAYDKVRKAKKQAAERTQKLDERRKKVKLDLEARERQAQANGSEEEEESRSTRTLEQEITRLREEGSRQLEEQQRLIREQMCQEREQRLRGKTENTEGKGTPKLKLKWKCKKEDESKGGYSKDVLLRLFQKYGEVLNLVLSSRKAGTAVVEFATVKAAELAVQNEVGLVENPLKISWLEGQPRGTMGSSHAGLSQHSLIPRIVLARSQWEDAQALPSRSPGVCF; encoded by the exons ATGGCGGTGACCAAGGAGCTATTACAGATGGACCTGTACGCGCTGTTAGGGATCGAGGAGAAGGCGGCGGACAAGGAG GTGAAGAAGGCATACAGGCAGAAGGCCCTGTCCTGCCACCCAGACAAAAACCCGGATAATCCCAAAGCAG CTGAACTCTTCCACCAGCTTTCTCAGGCCTTGGAGGTACTGACCGATGCCGCAGCAAGG GCTGCATATGACAAGGTCCGGAAAGCCAAGAAGCAGGCAGCGGAAAGGACCCAGAAGCTTgatgagagaaggaagaaagtgaAGCTTG ACCTGGAGGCCCGGGAGCGGCAGGCCCAGGCCAATGGgagtgaggaagaggaggagagccGGAGCACCAGGACGCTAGAGCAAGAG ATCACACGTCTCCGCGAAGAGGGTTCCCGGCAGCTGGAGGAACAGCAGAGACTGATCCGGGAGCAGATGTGCCAGGAACGAGAacagaggttgagag GAAAgacagaaaatactgaaggcaaagGAACCCCCAAACTAAAG TTAAAATGGAAGTGCAAGAAGGAGGATGAGTCAAAAGGTGGCTACTCCAAAGATGTCCTCCTGCGGCTTTTTCAAAAG TATGGTGAGGTTCTCAACCTGGTGCTTTCCAGCAGGAAGGCGGGCACCGCGGTGGTGGAGTTTGCGACCGTCAAGGCTGCG GAGCTGGCTGTTCAGAATGAAGTAGGCTTGGTCGAGAACCCTCTGAAGATTTCCTGGTTAGAGGGACAACCCCGGGGTACCATGGGCTCCAGCCACGCAGGACTGTCACAG CACTCCTTAATCCCCCGCATCGTGCTGGCAAGATCACAGTGGGAAGACGCACaagccctgccctccaggagccctggtgtgtgtttttag
- the C3H15orf62 gene encoding uncharacterized protein C15orf62 homolog, mitochondrial gives METWRKGSFRNASFFKRLSLGRPRRLRRQGSVLSQASTAGGDHEEYSNREVIRELRGRTDGRRLPLWGDEQPRATLLAPPKPPRLYRESSSCPNILEPPPAYAAAFSAPLPAARSLAGPLHQYADEELLDTPPFQRTPAPELSDPFFSFKVDLGISLLEEVLQILREQFPSEPRF, from the coding sequence ATGGAGACCTGGCGGAAAGGCTCCTTCCGCAACGCCTCCTTCTTCAAGCGCCTGAGcctggggcggccgcggcggctCCGGCGTCAGGGCAGTGTGCTGAGCCAGGCCAGCACTGCCGGTGGCGACCACGAGGAGTACAGCAACCGAGAGGTCATCCGGGAGCTGCGAGGGAGGACGGACGGCCGGCGCCTGCCACTGTGGGGGGACGAGCAGCCGCGGGCCACCCTGCTGGCCCCACCTAAGCCCCCACGCCTCTACCGAGAGAGCTCCAGCTGCCCCAACATCCTCGAGCCCCCGCCCGCCTACGCTGCGGCCTTCTCGGCTCCCCTGCCCGCCGCGCGCTCCCTGGCAGGCCCCCTCCACCAGTACGCGGACGAGGAGCTCCTGGACACTCCCCCCTTCCAGAGGACACCTGCTCCGGAGCTCAGTGACCCCTTCTTCTCCTTCAAAGTGGACCTGGGGATTTCACTTCTTGAGGAAGTCCTACAGATACTGAGGGAGCAGTTTCCCAGTGAGCCCCGCTTCTGA